CTAGGGGAAATCCATGTCCGTCAATACGAAGAACTGGCAGGAACTGAAAAAGCCGAACACGCTCGAAGTGAAGGAAGGCAGCGACAAGAGGCGCAAGGCCACCTTCGTTGCCGAGCCGCTCGAGCGTGGCTTCGGCCTCACGCTCGGCAATGCGCTGCGCCGCGTGCTGCTCTCCAGCCTGCAGGGCGCCGCGATCACCTCGATCAAGATCGAAAACGTGCTGCACGAATTCAGCAGTCTGGCCGGCGTGCGCGAAGATGTCACCGACATCGTCCTCAACGTGAAGCAGATCGCGCTGAAGATGGAAGGTGAAGGCCCCAAGCGCCTGCAGCTGTCCGCCACCGGCCCCGCCACCGTCAAGGCCGGCGACATCGCCGTGTCGGGCGACATCGAAGTCCTCAACAAGGATCTCGTGCTCTGCCACCTCGACGAAGGCGCGACGCTGAACATGGAACTGACCGCGGACACGGGTAAGGGTTATGTTCCCGCCGTGCAGAACCGTCCGGCCGACGCGCCGATCGGCCTGATCCCGGTCGACAGCCTGTATTCGCCGATCCGCCAGGTCAGCTACAAGGTCGACAATGCCCGCGTCGGGCAGGAACTCGACTATGACAAGCTGAACCTGACGATCGAGACCGACGGCACCGTCACCCCGGAAGATGCGATCGCCTATGCCGCGCGCATCCTGCAGGACCAGCTGACGCTGTTCGTCCACTTCGAAGACGGTATCCCGCAGCCGCAGAGCGCCATGATCGGCGTGGCCGCGGAACCGCAGCAGGACGATGCCAACCAGCTCAACCGCTACCTCCTCAAGAAGGTGGACGAGCTGGAACTGTCGGTCCGCAGCGCCAACTGCCTGAAGAACGACAACATCATCTACATCGGCGACCTGGTCCAGAAGACCGAAGCCGAGATGCTGCGGACGCCGAACTTCGGCCGCAAGTCCCTGAACGAGATCAAGGAAGTGCTTTCCAGCATGGGCCTGCGTCTCGGCATGGACATCCCCGGCTGGCCGCCG
This sequence is a window from Alteriqipengyuania flavescens. Protein-coding genes within it:
- a CDS encoding DNA-directed RNA polymerase subunit alpha translates to MSVNTKNWQELKKPNTLEVKEGSDKRRKATFVAEPLERGFGLTLGNALRRVLLSSLQGAAITSIKIENVLHEFSSLAGVREDVTDIVLNVKQIALKMEGEGPKRLQLSATGPATVKAGDIAVSGDIEVLNKDLVLCHLDEGATLNMELTADTGKGYVPAVQNRPADAPIGLIPVDSLYSPIRQVSYKVDNARVGQELDYDKLNLTIETDGTVTPEDAIAYAARILQDQLTLFVHFEDGIPQPQSAMIGVAAEPQQDDANQLNRYLLKKVDELELSVRSANCLKNDNIIYIGDLVQKTEAEMLRTPNFGRKSLNEIKEVLSSMGLRLGMDIPGWPPENIEEMAKKLEQELLG